Proteins encoded by one window of Thermobaculum terrenum ATCC BAA-798:
- a CDS encoding aminopeptidase, with protein sequence MTDPRHQKLAQVLINYSLGIQPGDKLIITAPAAAAPLVKEAYREAIRAGAHVMTRITIDGLAEIRFRESSDEQLRFVLEPERQEIEYFDAMLRIMADENTKSLTNVDPNKLAIAQQARTDIMRRYLERAATGELRWCLTLYPTHAYAQDAEMSLEEYENFVFNAGLIHHDNPSESWQQISKKQQEIVKLLESHDEIHIVGNDIDLRYRVGGRKWISADGKHNFPDGEVFTGPIEDSVNGHIRFSYPAVYNGREVENVRLTFQDGKVVEATASRGEDLLNSMLNVDEGARRVGEVAFGLNYDIQKFTRNILFDEKIGGTMHMALGRAYPETGGTNASAIHWDMIADLTDAKVYADGELIYENRKFKIW encoded by the coding sequence ATGACGGACCCGAGACATCAGAAGTTAGCACAGGTACTTATAAACTACTCGTTAGGTATACAACCCGGAGATAAGCTTATAATCACTGCTCCTGCTGCAGCCGCTCCCCTTGTAAAAGAAGCTTACAGAGAGGCTATCAGAGCTGGTGCACACGTTATGACCAGGATAACTATAGATGGCCTAGCCGAGATAAGGTTCCGTGAAAGCAGCGACGAGCAGTTGAGGTTCGTGCTCGAACCCGAGAGACAGGAGATAGAATACTTCGATGCTATGCTAAGGATAATGGCGGATGAGAATACCAAGTCTCTAACCAATGTCGATCCCAACAAGCTAGCCATCGCCCAGCAAGCCCGAACAGATATCATGAGGAGATATCTTGAGAGAGCCGCAACGGGTGAGCTCAGATGGTGCCTGACTCTGTACCCTACACATGCATATGCTCAGGATGCAGAGATGTCCCTAGAGGAATATGAAAACTTTGTGTTTAACGCAGGATTAATCCATCACGATAACCCATCTGAATCGTGGCAGCAGATATCAAAAAAGCAACAAGAAATCGTGAAGCTGCTCGAAAGCCATGATGAAATACATATCGTTGGGAATGATATTGATCTCCGCTATCGAGTGGGTGGGAGAAAATGGATAAGTGCAGACGGCAAGCACAACTTCCCAGACGGAGAAGTATTCACCGGACCTATTGAGGATTCGGTAAATGGTCATATAAGGTTCAGTTATCCAGCCGTATACAACGGAAGGGAAGTAGAAAACGTGAGGCTCACCTTCCAGGACGGCAAGGTTGTAGAGGCCACTGCTTCCCGTGGGGAGGATTTGCTGAACTCAATGCTAAACGTCGATGAGGGAGCTAGAAGAGTCGGCGAAGTAGCCTTCGGACTAAACTACGATATCCAGAAGTTCACTCGTAACATACTCTTTGACGAAAAGATAGGTGGAACAATGCATATGGCCCTTGGAAGGGCCTATCCTGAAACGGGTGGGACCAATGCATCTGCCATACACTGGGATATGATCGCAGACCTGACTGATGCTAAGGTCTACGCCGACGGAGAGCTCATATACGAAAATAGGAAGTTCAAGATCTGGTAG
- the panB gene encoding 3-methyl-2-oxobutanoate hydroxymethyltransferase, with protein MSSTLHKVTIQDLIRLKQKDEPIVMVTAYDYPTALLADRAGIDVILVGDSIGNNVLGYEHTLQVSMDEMISHSRAVSKATERALIVGDMPYMSYQPSDRDAVLNAGAFMRDAEVDAVKLEGGTAVLSRIKAIIAAGIPVMGHIGLTPQSFSLLGGYRVQGRDSGSALRLLNEALALQDAGIFALVLEAVPAPVAKAITERLEIPTIGIGAGPYCDGQVLVFHDIFGLSQRSLPKFAKRYVDLSKHILKGFCMYKEDVKSRKFPDEEHSYSLSPEELNKFQQALS; from the coding sequence ATGTCATCTACCCTTCATAAAGTTACCATTCAGGACCTAATACGTTTGAAGCAAAAAGATGAACCCATAGTAATGGTAACTGCGTATGACTATCCAACTGCCCTATTGGCTGATAGGGCTGGTATAGACGTCATACTAGTAGGCGATTCCATTGGTAACAATGTCCTTGGGTACGAACATACCTTACAGGTAAGTATGGACGAGATGATAAGCCATTCTAGAGCTGTTTCGAAGGCAACTGAAAGGGCTCTGATTGTGGGCGACATGCCCTATATGTCCTATCAGCCCTCCGATAGAGATGCGGTTTTGAATGCTGGTGCCTTTATGAGGGATGCTGAAGTCGATGCGGTAAAGCTCGAGGGCGGCACGGCAGTGCTTTCAAGGATTAAGGCCATAATAGCCGCAGGCATACCAGTAATGGGGCATATAGGTCTTACTCCTCAGTCATTCTCGTTGCTTGGAGGTTACAGGGTACAAGGGAGAGATTCTGGCTCTGCCTTGAGGCTCTTGAATGAGGCTTTAGCTCTTCAAGATGCAGGCATATTCGCTCTTGTTCTCGAGGCTGTGCCTGCACCTGTGGCCAAAGCTATCACAGAGCGCTTGGAGATACCCACCATCGGCATTGGAGCTGGCCCTTATTGCGATGGCCAAGTATTAGTCTTCCACGATATATTTGGCTTGAGTCAAAGATCACTACCTAAGTTTGCCAAACGATACGTTGACCTGTCTAAGCATATACTGAAGGGCTTCTGTATGTACAAAGAGGATGTAAAGAGTAGAAAGTTTCCCGACGAGGAGCATTCCTATTCATTGAGCCCTGAGGAGCTCAACAAATTCCAGCAAGCTTTGAGTTAG
- a CDS encoding ATP-dependent DNA ligase has protein sequence MLFSKLAEYFEQLDHTTSRNTLVAILADLYSQCDQSEVRPITYLLQGRLAPFFKPIEIGMGINYVADAIGKAFGVDRKHVMQVFDRVGDIGTAARQVQQEAGKELSMEETPTVLEIFNQLMAISQVSGQGSIEKKIGMFADILQKLDPRSVTYICRIPVGTLRLGVGDPTILDALSFAKSGDKSLRKPLERAYNETSDLGLIAETLWKDGIEGVEKLSIMPGNPVRPALAERLPTPEAIINRMGQCAVEKKYDGFRCQVHKIGNEVKIFSRNLEDMTGMFPEITSGTLAMVDAETAIFEGEALAYHPLSGEFLPFQVTTKRRRKHKIEEAAQELPLKLFAFDILYKNGENLMGMKYVDRREILANTIKGEDSLIVSDWVIADNVEKLMEVFNEAIESGLEGIVAKRLDSPYQAGARNFNWVKLKRTHAGQLQDTVDCVIVGYIYGRGKRAQLGAGALLVAVYNPDKDTFQTITKIGTGLTDEEWKEVVERCKPYVTEEKPARVESIIQPSVWVEPAVVIEVLADEITRSPVHTAGMNGEKQGYALRFPRLVSFRESDKRPEDATTVQEIIEMYQQQAIKQVAS, from the coding sequence CCAATGTGACCAGTCCGAAGTGCGACCAATCACTTACCTACTACAGGGCAGGCTTGCGCCTTTCTTTAAGCCTATCGAGATAGGCATGGGAATAAACTACGTTGCAGACGCTATTGGCAAAGCTTTTGGTGTGGACAGAAAGCACGTTATGCAAGTGTTTGACAGAGTTGGGGATATTGGCACAGCGGCTCGCCAGGTGCAGCAGGAAGCGGGAAAAGAGCTGTCCATGGAAGAAACCCCAACAGTCTTGGAAATATTCAATCAACTTATGGCTATAAGTCAGGTATCTGGCCAAGGTAGCATTGAGAAGAAGATAGGCATGTTTGCGGATATATTACAGAAGTTGGATCCTAGATCGGTGACTTACATATGCAGAATACCAGTAGGCACTTTAAGGTTGGGAGTAGGAGATCCAACTATTCTGGATGCTCTATCTTTCGCCAAGAGCGGGGATAAGAGCCTGCGCAAACCTCTAGAAAGGGCCTATAACGAAACCTCAGATCTCGGACTCATAGCTGAGACTCTATGGAAGGATGGTATAGAGGGCGTAGAGAAACTATCTATTATGCCCGGTAATCCAGTAAGACCAGCTCTGGCCGAGAGGCTCCCTACTCCCGAAGCCATAATCAACAGGATGGGACAATGTGCTGTTGAGAAGAAATACGATGGTTTCCGATGCCAGGTACACAAAATAGGAAACGAGGTGAAGATATTTTCCAGGAATCTTGAGGACATGACGGGGATGTTCCCTGAAATCACCAGCGGCACTCTAGCCATGGTGGATGCGGAAACTGCCATTTTTGAAGGAGAGGCCCTTGCCTATCACCCCTTATCTGGAGAGTTTCTCCCGTTTCAAGTCACTACAAAGCGAAGAAGAAAGCACAAGATAGAAGAAGCGGCTCAAGAACTCCCTTTAAAGTTGTTTGCTTTCGACATTCTCTACAAGAATGGTGAAAACTTGATGGGGATGAAATATGTAGATCGAAGGGAGATACTAGCAAATACCATTAAGGGAGAAGACTCTCTTATCGTTTCCGACTGGGTCATAGCGGATAACGTCGAGAAGCTGATGGAGGTTTTCAACGAGGCAATAGAAAGTGGCCTTGAAGGTATAGTCGCCAAGAGGTTAGATTCCCCTTATCAGGCAGGAGCAAGGAACTTTAACTGGGTAAAGCTCAAAAGAACTCACGCAGGGCAACTCCAAGACACTGTGGACTGCGTCATTGTAGGCTACATCTATGGCAGAGGGAAAAGAGCACAGCTCGGTGCGGGAGCATTATTGGTTGCCGTTTATAACCCAGACAAGGATACCTTCCAAACCATCACTAAGATAGGCACAGGACTAACTGACGAAGAATGGAAGGAAGTCGTAGAAAGATGTAAACCCTATGTCACAGAAGAAAAGCCGGCTCGAGTAGAAAGTATAATTCAGCCAAGCGTGTGGGTGGAGCCCGCGGTAGTTATAGAGGTACTCGCGGACGAAATCACAAGATCCCCTGTGCACACAGCAGGTATGAACGGAGAGAAGCAAGGTTATGCCCTTAGGTTCCCTCGCCTAGTGAGCTTTAGAGAGTCAGACAAGAGACCTGAAGATGCCACCACGGTACAAGAGATAATAGAAATGTATCAACAACAGGCGATCAAACAAGTTGCTTCATAA
- the purH gene encoding bifunctional phosphoribosylaminoimidazolecarboxamide formyltransferase/IMP cyclohydrolase: MRAILSVSDKTGIIELAKDLVSKGVEIFSTGGTLTVLREADIPAKSVTDITGFPEIMEGRVKTLHPQIHGGILARRSRPDDMQEIAALGIEPIDIVVVNLYPFEETVSNPNTDLSTALENIDIGGPTLIRAAAKNFVDVLVLTDPQDYQSVLEEWSQHGQVSQQTRRWLAAKAFAHVSAYDALINRYLAAEEELFPNIVTIPLRKVQDLVYGENPHQRAALYAEVSPRYTGLVQKLRQVGGRDLSFNNILDLYAAVSVVADFLGPTVTIIKHGIPCGLATNPDLQVAFERALAGDPVSAFGGIVGVNREIDAGLAEVMTQTHFDLIVAPSITEEAKQVFSKKRRLRLLEVGEMKPSWEEPLTPWTLDWRRINGGFLAQTMDAVSPDEVTTRVVTERQPTLEETTDLLFAWRAVEHVRSNAIVLAKDLSMVGVGSGQTSRVDAVRHAVEKAGPRAEGSVMASDAFFPFPDGIEEAAKGGVTAVIQPGGSIRDEEVIRAANKHGIAMVFTGTRHFKH; this comes from the coding sequence GTGCGTGCTATTCTAAGCGTGTCCGACAAGACCGGCATTATAGAACTTGCAAAAGATCTTGTTTCCAAAGGGGTGGAGATTTTCTCTACTGGTGGGACTTTGACTGTGTTGAGGGAAGCTGATATTCCTGCCAAATCTGTTACCGACATCACTGGTTTCCCAGAGATCATGGAGGGGAGAGTCAAGACCCTGCACCCTCAGATACATGGGGGTATACTTGCCAGAAGATCTCGACCAGATGATATGCAAGAGATAGCAGCACTTGGTATCGAGCCTATAGATATCGTAGTTGTAAACCTTTATCCTTTTGAGGAAACTGTTTCTAATCCCAATACTGATCTCTCTACAGCACTAGAGAACATAGATATAGGCGGACCTACACTCATTAGGGCAGCAGCAAAGAATTTCGTAGACGTTTTGGTCTTGACAGATCCTCAGGATTATCAATCTGTTTTGGAGGAGTGGTCCCAACACGGGCAGGTGAGTCAACAAACTCGCAGGTGGCTAGCAGCTAAGGCTTTCGCCCATGTATCGGCTTACGATGCTCTTATAAATCGCTATCTAGCTGCTGAGGAGGAGCTATTCCCCAACATAGTCACTATACCTTTGCGGAAGGTACAGGATTTGGTGTATGGAGAGAACCCTCATCAAAGGGCAGCTTTATATGCTGAAGTAAGTCCTAGATATACAGGTCTGGTTCAAAAGTTGAGGCAAGTAGGTGGTAGGGACCTGTCTTTTAATAACATATTGGACCTATATGCTGCAGTTAGTGTTGTTGCTGACTTTCTAGGGCCAACGGTCACCATAATCAAACATGGTATTCCTTGTGGGTTGGCAACCAATCCTGATCTACAAGTAGCCTTTGAACGAGCACTAGCGGGGGATCCAGTATCGGCTTTTGGTGGGATAGTAGGTGTGAATCGCGAAATAGATGCGGGGTTGGCGGAAGTTATGACCCAAACACATTTTGATCTCATAGTTGCTCCTTCTATTACTGAGGAAGCCAAGCAGGTTTTTTCCAAGAAGCGTAGGTTGAGGTTACTAGAGGTGGGCGAAATGAAGCCCAGCTGGGAGGAGCCTCTAACTCCTTGGACTCTTGATTGGAGGAGAATAAACGGAGGGTTCCTCGCGCAAACCATGGACGCGGTATCTCCTGATGAGGTGACTACCAGGGTGGTCACGGAGCGTCAACCTACACTTGAAGAGACAACTGACTTGTTATTTGCATGGCGTGCAGTAGAGCATGTAAGGTCTAATGCTATAGTTCTAGCAAAGGATCTCTCCATGGTGGGTGTAGGTTCAGGTCAAACAAGTCGGGTTGATGCAGTGAGGCATGCAGTAGAGAAGGCTGGTCCAAGGGCAGAGGGCAGCGTTATGGCCAGTGATGCTTTCTTCCCGTTCCCAGATGGCATAGAGGAAGCTGCTAAGGGGGGAGTAACTGCAGTCATACAACCAGGTGGCTCTATCAGGGATGAAGAAGTAATACGTGCTGCTAACAAGCACGGCATAGCCATGGTCTTTACGGGCACCCGTCATTTCAAGCACTAA
- the larC gene encoding nickel pincer cofactor biosynthesis protein LarC, whose product MMQLYLDTYSGISGDMFLGALLDLGADANALNEQLQSLDLGNWNLRIEKTTRSGINGTKIEVEYSEQHTHRNFQDIAKIITESNLPDNVKNKAIDIFHLIAQSEAKVHGTSVDEIHFHEVGAIDSIIDVVGTCLALHLLEIDQIYCSSLPLGDGFVSTSHGKLPVPAPATLEILSTCNARVTFEKGSGEMVTPTGAALVARLAHFDIPTNVKVRKIGYGFGSRHLPWPNALRAILLERDEPSSAYSTYEVDEVVIIETNIDDLSPELTSYMQSKLLRSGALDVWISPVIMKKGRYGHIISVLTTEENALEITNLLLRETTTLGVRESRLKRVKAHREIREIDTKLGKIRLKLKLIDGKVHQAKPEYEDCASLAQKHNMSIDQVYDLANMEARKIIGKEIENLCL is encoded by the coding sequence ATGATGCAGCTATACCTAGACACATATAGTGGCATTAGCGGAGATATGTTTCTTGGAGCGCTGTTAGATCTAGGCGCCGACGCAAACGCCCTGAATGAACAGCTTCAATCCCTGGATCTGGGTAACTGGAATCTAAGGATAGAGAAGACAACGCGATCAGGCATAAACGGAACTAAGATAGAAGTTGAGTATTCAGAGCAGCATACCCACAGAAACTTTCAAGACATAGCCAAGATAATCACAGAATCTAATCTTCCGGACAACGTCAAGAATAAAGCCATAGATATCTTTCACCTAATCGCTCAGTCTGAAGCCAAAGTACACGGCACATCGGTAGATGAAATACACTTTCACGAAGTCGGAGCTATAGACTCGATAATAGATGTAGTAGGCACGTGCCTAGCGCTGCATCTTCTAGAGATAGATCAGATTTACTGTTCAAGCTTACCTTTAGGAGATGGCTTCGTATCTACAAGTCACGGAAAACTACCGGTACCTGCACCTGCTACTTTGGAAATCCTCAGTACTTGTAATGCCAGAGTTACGTTTGAAAAGGGCTCGGGCGAGATGGTAACTCCTACAGGAGCAGCCCTTGTAGCCAGGCTAGCTCATTTTGATATACCCACTAATGTCAAGGTCCGTAAAATAGGTTACGGATTTGGCTCACGTCATCTCCCTTGGCCCAATGCATTGAGAGCTATACTGCTTGAGAGGGATGAACCCTCATCAGCATATAGCACTTATGAAGTAGACGAAGTAGTCATAATAGAGACAAATATTGATGACCTATCTCCTGAATTGACTTCTTACATGCAGTCGAAACTGCTTCGTAGCGGGGCTCTGGATGTCTGGATCTCTCCGGTAATTATGAAGAAAGGTAGATACGGACATATAATAAGCGTCCTAACGACAGAAGAAAATGCACTAGAGATTACGAATTTGCTCCTAAGGGAGACTACAACTCTTGGCGTAAGAGAGAGCCGTCTCAAAAGAGTAAAAGCTCACAGAGAGATAAGAGAGATAGATACTAAATTAGGCAAAATCAGATTAAAGTTGAAATTGATAGATGGCAAAGTGCATCAGGCTAAGCCTGAGTACGAGGACTGTGCCTCATTAGCCCAAAAGCATAACATGTCTATAGATCAGGTCTATGATTTAGCTAACATGGAAGCAAGAAAAATTATAGGGAAGGAGATTGAAAATTTATGCCTCTAG
- the rlmN gene encoding 23S rRNA (adenine(2503)-C(2))-methyltransferase RlmN: MSMHSALGIAKNKNHKPAKSLLDLSLQELREWIRLRDYPEYRAVQVWQAIYRQLEVDPEKMTSLPKALREVLSAEFPFPNITPVRTFVADGGDTEKVLFQLEDGNAIESVLMEYMDGRATVCVSSQAGCAIGCTFCATGLGGFYRNLSAGEIVYQILYFSKKLRDKGKRLTNIVYMGMGEPLANLDAVWRSVENLHEPTGMNFSARRITISTAGLVHQIDRFPPTDLQVNLAISLHAPNDDLRTSIMPINRRWPISELIASAKRYVERTHRRITFEYVLIAGCNSSKEHARDLSNLLRGLLCHVNLIPLNRVPGSPFEPPSTEEVNTFRDILLSAGIPCTVRLERGADILAACGQLRMEHSLHDAAIPRHI, encoded by the coding sequence ATGAGCATGCACTCAGCACTTGGCATCGCCAAAAACAAAAATCACAAGCCAGCTAAATCCTTGCTTGATCTTTCATTACAGGAACTGCGTGAATGGATCAGGCTGAGGGATTACCCAGAATACAGGGCAGTTCAGGTATGGCAGGCCATCTATAGGCAGCTAGAAGTCGATCCGGAGAAAATGACTAGTCTGCCAAAGGCCCTTAGAGAGGTGCTAAGTGCAGAGTTCCCATTCCCTAACATCACTCCCGTTAGGACGTTCGTAGCCGATGGAGGTGATACCGAAAAAGTCCTGTTCCAACTTGAAGATGGTAACGCTATCGAAAGCGTTCTAATGGAATATATGGATGGTAGGGCTACGGTCTGCGTAAGCTCGCAAGCGGGATGCGCTATTGGATGCACATTCTGTGCTACTGGCTTAGGAGGTTTCTATAGAAATCTCTCCGCAGGTGAAATAGTCTATCAAATCCTGTACTTCTCGAAAAAGCTTCGTGATAAAGGCAAGAGGCTCACAAACATTGTGTACATGGGTATGGGGGAGCCCCTAGCTAACCTAGACGCCGTCTGGCGATCTGTGGAGAATTTGCACGAACCCACTGGCATGAACTTTAGTGCGCGCAGGATCACTATATCCACTGCAGGACTGGTTCATCAGATAGATAGATTTCCACCAACTGATCTTCAGGTGAACCTAGCTATATCGCTCCATGCACCTAACGATGACCTACGCACAAGTATCATGCCTATCAATCGCAGGTGGCCTATATCAGAGTTGATAGCCTCTGCCAAAAGATATGTCGAGAGAACTCATAGGAGGATTACCTTCGAATACGTACTTATAGCTGGCTGTAACAGCTCCAAAGAACACGCAAGAGATTTATCAAACCTGTTACGAGGACTGCTCTGCCACGTGAACCTGATCCCTCTCAATAGAGTACCAGGGAGTCCTTTCGAGCCTCCTTCAACCGAGGAGGTAAATACTTTCAGAGACATACTGCTAAGTGCGGGGATCCCATGCACAGTGAGACTAGAAAGAGGTGCAGATATTCTGGCAGCATGCGGCCAACTAAGAATGGAGCATTCACTTCATGATGCAGCTATACCTAGACACATATAG
- the purE gene encoding 5-(carboxyamino)imidazole ribonucleotide mutase gives MPLVSVLMGSESDRSYMQETMDTLEQMGIEGELKVISAHRQPNKLREYISQATANGVELFIAGAGAAAHLPGVIASLTTKPVIGIPLPTSDLKGQDSLYAIVQMPAGVPVATVAIGKAGARNAAYLAAQILGIKYPEIAEKYNEYRRQLAER, from the coding sequence ATGCCTCTAGTTTCCGTGCTAATGGGTAGTGAATCAGATAGATCTTATATGCAGGAAACAATGGATACTCTTGAACAGATGGGTATAGAAGGAGAGCTTAAGGTAATATCCGCCCATCGCCAGCCCAACAAGCTTAGGGAATACATATCACAGGCAACAGCAAACGGTGTAGAGCTGTTTATAGCAGGAGCTGGTGCGGCTGCACACCTGCCAGGAGTTATAGCTTCCCTCACAACAAAACCCGTTATCGGCATTCCTCTGCCCACAAGCGATCTCAAAGGTCAAGACTCCCTCTACGCTATAGTCCAGATGCCCGCAGGCGTACCAGTGGCCACCGTGGCGATAGGAAAGGCAGGCGCCAGAAATGCAGCTTATCTGGCGGCACAAATCCTTGGGATCAAATACCCTGAAATAGCTGAGAAATATAACGAGTACAGAAGACAGCTTGCCGAGAGATAG
- the purN gene encoding phosphoribosylglycinamide formyltransferase yields MLKVAVMVSGRGSNLEAILQRQREGVLGAEVSLVVSNYPDVKAVQIANDFGIEVFVCSDRKGNDRKEAQMEISNMLTARDVGLVVLAGYDRILTKEFVRHWQGRIINIHPSLLPAFGGTLHAQAEALKHGVKISGCTVHFVTEDVDAGPIIAQAAVPVFENDTVESLSDRILREEHRILPEAIRLFAQGRLTIQNGKVLIKG; encoded by the coding sequence ATGCTCAAAGTTGCGGTCATGGTATCTGGCAGGGGCAGTAACTTGGAAGCGATCCTCCAAAGGCAGCGCGAGGGAGTACTGGGAGCTGAGGTTTCCCTAGTGGTGTCTAATTATCCTGATGTTAAGGCCGTACAAATTGCAAATGATTTTGGAATAGAAGTATTTGTCTGTTCTGATCGCAAAGGTAATGATAGAAAAGAAGCTCAAATGGAAATATCTAACATGCTTACTGCCAGGGATGTTGGCTTAGTTGTTCTGGCAGGATATGATCGCATACTGACGAAGGAATTTGTGCGCCATTGGCAAGGAAGGATCATCAACATACACCCCTCACTATTACCTGCATTTGGAGGAACCCTCCACGCTCAAGCCGAGGCCCTAAAGCATGGTGTGAAGATCTCTGGTTGTACCGTACACTTTGTGACTGAGGATGTTGATGCGGGACCTATAATCGCACAGGCAGCAGTTCCGGTATTTGAGAATGATACTGTGGAATCTCTGTCCGACAGGATCTTGAGAGAAGAACATAGAATCCTCCCCGAGGCTATAAGGCTCTTTGCTCAGGGAAGGCTTACCATTCAGAATGGAAAAGTTTTAATCAAGGGGTAA
- the hflX gene encoding GTPase HflX yields the protein MQDTIDRVGPIKPVSTAQPEELAILVGVQTPDSKWDVNSSLDELERLADTADVKVVGRITQRLAAPDPRTFIGKGKLRELADMKNATGATVVLFDDELSPSQERNLEDELKCKIIDRSALILDIFARRARTKEGRLQVELAQLEYRLPRLTRMWTHLSRQGVGGVGLRGPGETQLEVDRRQSRERITHIKREIEQVRKHRKILREHRKAEGLPVVSLVGYTNAGKSTLLNKLAGADVLAEDKLFATLDPTTRQVRLPAGMLSLWTDTVGFIQKLPTDLVAAFRATLEEILEADVLVHVVDITHENAEEQAATVNETLRSLGAADKPTVVALNKVDKLAPDLDSGLPSLEDLPDNYVLISAELGWGIDTLLSKVEQVLESNLRELDVLLPYSEGALVDLFHKYGQVRTEEFTHAGTHIRGKLPEKYVSLMRRYETAESRSGD from the coding sequence TTGCAGGACACAATTGACAGAGTAGGACCTATAAAACCAGTTTCGACTGCACAACCTGAAGAGCTGGCAATTTTAGTAGGGGTTCAGACCCCAGATAGCAAATGGGATGTTAATTCATCTCTAGATGAATTAGAGAGGCTAGCTGATACGGCTGATGTCAAGGTTGTAGGGCGAATAACACAACGCCTTGCAGCTCCTGATCCCAGGACGTTTATCGGTAAGGGTAAGTTGCGCGAGCTAGCCGATATGAAGAACGCAACTGGCGCTACAGTTGTTTTATTTGATGACGAACTCTCTCCAAGTCAGGAGCGTAATCTAGAGGACGAGCTCAAGTGCAAGATAATAGATAGATCTGCCCTGATACTAGATATATTTGCTCGACGAGCTAGAACTAAAGAGGGAAGATTACAGGTAGAACTTGCTCAGCTTGAGTACCGCCTTCCGAGGCTTACAAGAATGTGGACACACCTCTCTAGACAAGGGGTGGGAGGGGTTGGTCTTAGAGGCCCAGGAGAAACTCAGCTGGAAGTTGACCGAAGACAGTCCAGAGAGCGTATAACTCATATAAAAAGAGAGATCGAGCAGGTAAGAAAGCATCGCAAGATACTGCGAGAACACAGGAAGGCTGAGGGACTACCGGTAGTCTCGCTTGTAGGCTACACGAATGCTGGTAAGAGTACGCTTCTTAATAAGCTGGCCGGTGCCGATGTCCTGGCAGAGGATAAGCTGTTCGCAACTCTTGATCCTACTACCAGGCAAGTGCGACTTCCTGCTGGCATGCTCAGCCTGTGGACGGACACTGTAGGCTTTATCCAGAAGTTGCCTACTGATCTAGTTGCTGCCTTCCGGGCTACTCTTGAGGAGATACTTGAAGCGGACGTGCTAGTTCACGTTGTGGACATAACTCACGAGAATGCGGAGGAACAAGCAGCAACCGTAAATGAGACCTTAAGATCCCTGGGGGCTGCTGATAAACCTACAGTAGTAGCGCTAAACAAGGTAGATAAGCTAGCTCCCGATCTCGATAGTGGCCTGCCGTCCTTAGAAGATCTCCCAGATAATTACGTTCTTATCTCTGCTGAGCTGGGATGGGGTATAGATACACTGTTGTCAAAAGTTGAGCAGGTGCTAGAAAGCAATCTAAGGGAGCTTGATGTATTGCTTCCTTATTCGGAGGGGGCTCTTGTGGATCTGTTCCATAAATATGGTCAGGTTAGAACTGAAGAGTTTACTCATGCTGGCACACACATCAGAGGTAAGTTACCCGAAAAATACGTAAGTCTTATGAGACGATATGAAACTGCTGAATCTAGGTCCGGTGACTAG